agaagagccttgttacccttgtaaAATGATGGCTCAGGCCTGCTGCTTGGGCTAAGTACAGCTAACAGCTAGCCTGACAAGTTcctgtgagaaaggaatttgCACCTGTGAGAGGAAAGACTTCTACCCACATCTTCTATGCAGGAGACAAGAATGGAAACGGCGTTAGAGAGGAAAGGTTTTGACTGACACCTACATGAGCAACTACTAACCAATGAACTGAGTTGCACTAAGTTACtaagcaattaaaatgaaacacaatgCCTTCAGAAAACCATAGAAATATGAACTGTGAAGAATAAAGATGGGCTGTTGTGCATGAAGAAATAGGTGTCTTGCCTGTCTCTACAGCGACATGTAAAGACAGCATTGCATGAACTGCCCTTGGGTTTAACATCTTCAGTGAAAAGTTAAACTGGGCCTCTCTATTAAGAAAGGGTTGTTGGTTCAAATGTCCTTGTCCTTGAAGAGAATTCAAAAGCCTTCATAGATATGTTCCTGCTTCTGTAAATACAAACACCTTCATGTTAACATGTGGAAATATATTCTGATTATCATTATTGACAGGccaatggaagagaaaaaataatcagattttGTAGGCTGACTTCTTCCCTCTAATACCTGGCCTTTCTGGCTGAGATGCCAGACTCATGAGCACACTGCttaattctttttcagttcAAGATGATGCAGAGTTGAGAGAAAAGCTGTGCCTCCAGTGAGGCCTGGCCTCGTATACATCTAGTAAAAACGGTATTTCTGAGTTTGAAGTTTCTCAAAAGACAGATCTTGACCTTGGAAATGCAACTCTCAGTCAGTGACTGTTGTCAGAATGTGCAATAAAATGCAGCTTGTGCCTCTTCTGTGTTTATCTTTTGTGTGCAGGTTGTAGGGTTTGTTGtgtgttgctgcttttcccctgctctttTCCCCGCAGTGTTTGGGGAGCAGAGGTGCAGCGGCCCCGGGAGGGCTGTGGCAGCCGAGCCGGGCCAGCCCTGGCGGGCTGGATTCACggctgcagggccctgctgggagaTGGAAAATGAGATGATTGGCTCTGGCAATTAAGGGATGAATACTGTGTGAATATTGAGAGAAGCTTTATTGGTGTACAGTTATGTCATTGCAGTTTAGATGgtctctgttctccccatagcttccctgtgggcagcgccttccctctcccctgtgGGCGGCAcaggccccgctccggcccagagctgtgtttgtgtgtctTGAAAACGTGGTGCTCTagggtttttaaaagtttattttagtttctgaCTAAATTCTGATTGTTTTATGTAGTTTTACAGTTACTGGAGAGATTGAAAAGCGGTAAATGCAGCGCCTTATTACCTATCAAATTTTAACATGGTCTGATCTCTTTAACAAGAATGCTAACACATTTGCCATATAAAATGATGCCAGATACTGTCACTAAAAGCTGTTGAGTTGTTCAGCAATATGCTAAATTGcacattattatatttatttcccagTAACCCTGCACTTTGAAAAGTCttactgaatttctgtttccatggaatttGCAGTTACCATGGGTTTTACTCATAACTGATTTACTTCTAATTCTAATATGCTTGTTACAACTTTAATCCATCCAGCAGAccatcatgctgttatttcacttACAGCTTGTTCACCTTTAAGTTGTCTTTTTGTGTTAATAACCTTAGACTGAGTTACATCATGTCATATCTATAACTTTTAAGAATGTTCGTTTGAATTCTGTTAAATTAAGGCCAAATATTGTAACGCTCAGTTACCTTCTTGAATAAGGCTAAGTTTTATTAAGTAAATTTTGGTAGATTTTATAAATGTTAAGATTCAGTTTTACGTCATTTCAGCAATGATCTATTCCAGCTTTTTATGGATCCAGTTATGTTCGGTATTAATAGTAATTAACATTGAGTTCTCTTGAGTGTGCTTTTTGTTCCACTAAGGtgataatgaaattatgtttattaatttgaaatccttttAGGACTGGGTTTTATTGAGTTCATCTTGTTAAGCTCTATTGATGTCGAAAGGAATTTATATCAGGTTTGAGTGTTATTTAATCTGAGATATCATAAATTTTATGAGTGAGCTgttcagtgtttcctttgttgcattttttctgtcataaaTACATTCATGTTTGTATTCCTGTTTTTATAGCCAGCTTTTCATATGTTTTACCATCTTTTGGTGTAATTATCTACAAGACACGTGTCGTTTCAGGATCCTTCTTTTGTTCTCTAGCTGCTCATGTATCTCTTAGACCAGAATACCCCTCtagctgggctctgcactggggcttCATGGTTTGACCTAGTGCTGCCTCatgattttcaagtatttttcagagttccaGGAAATGATATCTCAGCTTTGTCAGAAGTCTTCTCTAAACTGATGGTATTGTGACATCTACTCTAAGCAATCAGATGCAGTCCCAATTGTTATTACAGAACCACTCCaacagtttgctgtgtttaaagcaTCTCCATGCTGAGGAAATTTTGGAGGAGACAGCTATTGGATGGTTCATCAGTCTTTCACCCCTAGACCTTTACTCCTAAGTGCTATTCTTAGGAGCcttgtttaaaattacatttagggAATTCTCTCCCACTTAGAGCTTGGGTGGTGGCCAGGCCTTAGCTCTACCTGGACAGGAATTTGCCAAcagacccagatgttttctgcatcagaaCTAGATTGGAGTTGCTTTGACTTTGCAATTTCACCGTCTGTACATGACAgttgaactatttttaaagggagCTTGGGAATTAtgatctggaaataattatccAAATCCCCACTGAATCGAGGTTTGTCAGCTGtttgcagactctgggatgatggtacattatttcagagatttctatttatttcattcCACCTATGTTGTTAGTTTTGTCTGCTATTAGAAATATTCCTGATTGTTGTATCCAAATTATTCCTAATTGCTCTAAGTTTCTTGTCCACTACATGTATTATTTCGCTAATGGACCTTCTCCTACTTCTCAGCTAATTGGAAACAATGgtcatttctttccatttcccgAAGAGACATTGgacattattcttttgtttgctcatgCTGCAAAACCCTGTGTCAATGACTTGACAGAATTGGGTAAGTTTTGTTGATTGGAATTGGTCTTTTATGTATCTTATCCCACATCTAACAGATAACCAGTGATAACCTTCATGAGATCATACCCTCCCAAGAGTGAGCTGTTTCAACATCAGAACATAGGAgccttttttaaatgaacaaaaagggggagatgtcaGAGACAGGTAGAATAATGATAACAGAAAGTCCTTATGAAACCAGGCCTTGTTCTGCTATATTAACAGCTGGCCTGTCATCTCTTCTAAGTGCAGCTAAGCAGTCACAAGTTCCCACGTGAAGTTATTTTGAGAATGAGACTTGGTGAACAATCTGATctgagggtgaaaaacaaatgcacctgCAAGAACAAGGGATTTGTCTCATGAGAATCAGTGAATAGGTAACAATACAAAGAATACAACAGAGAGATTTGATGcacaagtaaaatatattttattatccaaCAGAATAACTGGCATAACTAGTAATAAGAAATCGATTAACTACCTAAAGTTGCACATTAGGTTTGtcaaactgtataaaataagttgtgtgaataaaataaagagttcttctccagctcagctgggttctctgggattttggttcctcccttctttcaggctttggcttcccccttccttggggctttgggttccttcttctttggggctttggtctctctcttctctggcactttggcttcccccttctttggggctttgggttccTTCTTTTTTGGTGGTATGGTttccttctctgggattttgatttCCATTCTCTCTGGgcatttggtttccttcttttctggaggtctgcttctcttctctggagatttggtttccttctttaggATTTTcaattccttcctctctggtgctttgctttccttcctctctgggattttgatttccttcttttctggaggtttgtatttcttttctgggagtttgttttcaatcttctctggagctttggtttccttcttctctgggaatttggattccctcttttctggaggtttgtatttcttttctgggagtttgttttcaatcttctctggacctttggtttccttcttctctgggaatttagtttccttcttctctaataatgctttggtgtccttcttctctggggtcttgctttccttcctctctgggaatttggtttccttcttttctggaagtttgtttttcttttctgggagtttggtTTCTATCTTGTCTGGGGCTTTGGTTTCCATCCGCTC
This window of the Passer domesticus isolate bPasDom1 unplaced genomic scaffold, bPasDom1.hap1 HAP1_SCAFFOLD_37, whole genome shotgun sequence genome carries:
- the LOC135292504 gene encoding neurofilament heavy polypeptide-like, which codes for MGEWEGEIGEFSLEKLTQILQACVELPVSCQCQVCCSQERDSRSPCPSLVLVPGEASRVSCSPSPQEISCGSGAPLRERRELKRPSPKLEEETKALEEEERQKEKEKQKKEKKGVSVGKEPPKAEKGKTKPPEKKESKAPEKKDTKISERMETKAPDKIETKLPEKKNKLPEKKETKFPERKESKTPEKKDTKALLEKKETKFPEKKETKGPEKIENKLPEKKYKPPEKRESKFPEKKETKAPEKIENKLPEKKYKPPEKKEIKIPERKESKAPERKELKILKKETKSPEKRSRPPEKKETKCPERMEIKIPEKETIPPKKKEPKAPKKGEAKVPEKRETKAPKKKEPKAPRKGEAKA